A portion of the Sphingorhabdus pulchriflava genome contains these proteins:
- a CDS encoding tetratricopeptide repeat protein — MTRKQHQPFSAIVRTVLVLALLSTASVAVTAERNGNDKARAALESAEAYIAQKNWRSARVELLNATAADPRWADAHIRLAEVALQLFDGVTAKAELQRAEALGVDSEQITHLKAHALWLTGDPEQAEEMLTRSPIAREHLPYAYRILGRVQIARGDTDAASTSFDEGLALAPNDSQLWTEIGRLRIVISNQGGAIQALDRAVELDPANIRALELRGRMMRSQFGMLAALPWFERGLQIDPNDVPLLEEYGVTLGEAGRYQDMLAQARKILTLDTKNARAFYMQSVIAARAGNYALARNLADKMGGPFAVLPAPQLLMAVCDYELGNFNKAVDRLGPLLEAQPDNATVRLALARALHRSGDHLAAWSVISPLANRPDADNYSVRLAARIQEALGERGPAAAKLDYGMFLNLRVNGPLPSASQTAAIVDDAARNPGAAAKVIPYIRLLLQEGRVAEARQRAGQLLAGNEGVAEAQLLVGDVETLAGNHAAAAMAYEKARSVKFTADVLPRIVAAHRRAGNTEAATAALQAYIGYNPNDPVAMRLWAYDLLDRREWNEALPWLYRLRQATGPNDIALNANIARALSAVGRHKEAIYAAQLAYYADPANFMATHIYGQTLVAAKVRPKDARDLLRKANKLAPADKAVRRDYLQAFAASG, encoded by the coding sequence ATGACCCGCAAACAGCACCAACCATTTTCTGCAATAGTGCGGACGGTGTTGGTGCTTGCTTTGCTTTCGACAGCATCGGTTGCGGTGACTGCCGAGCGAAATGGTAACGACAAGGCACGCGCCGCTTTGGAAAGCGCGGAGGCCTATATCGCACAAAAGAACTGGCGGTCGGCTCGTGTCGAACTGCTGAATGCCACGGCCGCCGATCCGCGCTGGGCAGATGCTCACATCCGCCTTGCCGAAGTCGCGTTACAGCTGTTCGACGGGGTAACTGCAAAAGCGGAACTGCAGCGCGCCGAAGCTCTGGGGGTTGATAGCGAGCAAATCACCCATCTTAAAGCGCATGCTTTATGGCTAACCGGCGACCCTGAGCAAGCTGAAGAGATGCTGACCCGTTCGCCAATCGCGCGCGAGCATCTGCCCTATGCGTATCGCATATTGGGACGGGTGCAGATAGCACGTGGGGATACCGATGCTGCGAGCACAAGCTTTGATGAAGGGCTTGCGCTGGCACCCAATGACAGCCAGCTTTGGACCGAAATTGGTCGACTGCGCATCGTTATTTCCAATCAGGGTGGTGCTATTCAAGCGCTGGACCGGGCAGTAGAGCTTGACCCTGCCAATATCCGCGCGCTCGAACTACGCGGGCGTATGATGCGATCGCAATTTGGGATGCTGGCAGCCTTGCCCTGGTTTGAGCGCGGGCTTCAGATTGACCCTAATGATGTTCCACTGCTGGAAGAATATGGCGTAACCTTGGGCGAAGCGGGTCGTTACCAAGATATGTTGGCGCAGGCGCGGAAAATATTGACGCTTGATACCAAAAATGCGCGCGCCTTTTACATGCAGTCGGTTATTGCCGCCCGGGCTGGCAATTATGCGTTGGCGCGCAATCTGGCTGACAAAATGGGCGGTCCGTTCGCCGTCCTGCCAGCGCCACAATTGCTGATGGCTGTGTGCGATTATGAGCTCGGAAATTTTAACAAGGCGGTGGATAGATTGGGCCCGCTGCTTGAAGCGCAACCGGACAATGCCACGGTTCGACTTGCATTGGCGCGGGCGCTGCATCGTTCGGGCGACCATCTTGCTGCTTGGTCGGTGATATCACCATTGGCCAACCGGCCCGATGCCGACAATTATTCAGTCCGTCTGGCCGCCCGCATTCAGGAGGCACTCGGGGAACGCGGACCCGCAGCGGCAAAGCTGGATTACGGCATGTTTTTGAACCTGCGCGTAAATGGCCCGCTGCCCTCGGCATCGCAAACCGCGGCGATTGTCGACGATGCCGCGCGCAATCCTGGCGCTGCCGCCAAGGTCATTCCGTATATCCGATTGTTGCTGCAAGAGGGACGGGTTGCTGAAGCACGCCAGCGTGCAGGGCAGTTGCTCGCCGGCAATGAAGGCGTGGCTGAGGCGCAATTGCTTGTCGGTGATGTCGAAACGCTGGCCGGCAACCATGCTGCGGCAGCCATGGCCTATGAAAAGGCACGTTCGGTCAAATTTACGGCAGACGTTTTGCCGCGAATTGTCGCGGCGCATCGCCGGGCTGGGAATACAGAGGCAGCAACGGCGGCACTGCAGGCTTATATCGGATATAATCCCAATGATCCGGTCGCCATGCGGCTTTGGGCATATGATTTGCTCGATCGGCGGGAGTGGAATGAGGCGCTGCCATGGCTGTATCGGCTTCGCCAAGCGACCGGTCCCAACGATATCGCGCTAAATGCAAACATTGCCCGCGCGCTATCGGCAGTGGGGCGGCATAAGGAAGCGATATATGCAGCGCAGCTTGCCTATTACGCTGACCCCGCGAACTTCATGGCGACGCATATTTATGGACAGACCCTCGTGGCCGCGAAAGTGCGGCCCAAGGATGCCAGAGATTTGTTACGCAAGGCCAACAAGCTTGCCCCGGCTGACAAAGCTGTGCGCCGCGATTATTTGCAGGCTTTTGCAGCCTCTGGTTAA
- the prsR gene encoding PEP-CTERM-box response regulator transcription factor has product MEQLKKKLLIVEDDLGLQRQLKWSYEDFEVFCAANRSEAIAILRSEEPDVVTLDLGLPPDPDGVSEGFAVLEEILLVKPDTKVIVASGHNAKESALQAISAGAWDFYQKPVDIDELHLIVKRAFHVRELEQQNQKAQAPDSSGEMLFGTMITGAPEMLKAARTIERVANTNVSVMLLGASGTGKELLARGLHDASDRKGKPFVAINCGAIPENLLESELFGHEKGAFTGAVKMTEGKIELANGGTLFLDEVGDIPLALQVKLLRFIQERVIERIGGRKTIPVDVRIVSATHRDLNQMITDKTFRDDLYYRLAEVPVHIPRLSERNGDAVLLAKHFLSRFAREMNPAIKGFAASALTAIDQWDWPGNVRELENRVKRAVIMAETKFVTVDDLQFDIVDDEDRLLNLKAAREAADRKAIGRAIARTEGNISNAAKLLGISRPTLYDLLKQYEMHV; this is encoded by the coding sequence ATGGAACAGCTAAAAAAGAAATTGCTGATTGTTGAGGATGACCTTGGGCTGCAACGCCAGCTGAAATGGTCTTATGAGGATTTCGAAGTTTTCTGTGCCGCGAACCGATCGGAAGCCATCGCCATTCTGCGTTCGGAAGAGCCTGATGTTGTTACCCTTGATCTTGGACTGCCGCCTGATCCCGATGGTGTGAGCGAAGGCTTTGCGGTGCTGGAAGAAATACTGCTCGTCAAACCCGATACCAAAGTGATCGTTGCATCTGGCCACAATGCGAAGGAAAGTGCACTGCAGGCAATTTCTGCTGGCGCATGGGATTTTTACCAAAAGCCGGTCGATATTGATGAATTGCATCTGATCGTCAAACGCGCCTTTCACGTGCGCGAACTGGAGCAGCAAAACCAAAAGGCGCAGGCCCCGGACAGTTCCGGAGAAATGCTTTTCGGGACCATGATTACGGGGGCCCCGGAAATGCTGAAAGCTGCGCGTACGATAGAGAGGGTTGCCAACACCAATGTGTCGGTGATGCTGCTGGGCGCGAGCGGGACCGGCAAGGAGTTGTTGGCGCGCGGGCTGCATGATGCAAGCGATCGCAAGGGTAAACCCTTTGTCGCTATCAATTGCGGCGCAATCCCCGAAAATCTTCTGGAATCCGAGCTCTTCGGGCACGAAAAAGGCGCCTTTACCGGCGCGGTGAAAATGACCGAAGGCAAGATCGAGCTGGCCAATGGGGGAACGCTGTTCCTTGATGAGGTTGGGGATATTCCGTTGGCATTGCAGGTCAAATTGCTACGCTTCATCCAGGAGCGCGTGATTGAGCGGATCGGCGGACGCAAGACGATACCCGTTGATGTTCGCATTGTCAGCGCGACCCACCGTGACCTCAACCAGATGATTACCGACAAGACCTTCCGCGATGATCTTTACTATCGCCTGGCGGAGGTGCCGGTGCATATCCCGCGGCTTTCCGAACGTAATGGCGATGCGGTTCTGTTGGCGAAGCATTTCCTCAGCCGTTTTGCGCGCGAGATGAATCCGGCCATCAAGGGGTTTGCCGCAAGCGCGCTGACCGCCATCGATCAGTGGGATTGGCCGGGCAATGTGCGGGAATTGGAAAACCGCGTGAAGCGTGCGGTTATCATGGCCGAAACCAAATTTGTCACGGTCGATGACCTGCAATTTGATATCGTCGACGATGAAGACCGGTTGCTGAATCTGAAAGCCGCGCGCGAAGCCGCAGATCGCAAAGCCATTGGTCGTGCCATCGCACGAACCGAGGGCAATATCTCGAACGCAGCCAAGCTTCTGGGTATCAGTCGCCCGACACTCTATGATTTGCTGAAGCAATATGAGATGCATGTCTGA